Proteins from one Bartonella sp. HY328 genomic window:
- a CDS encoding site-specific DNA-methyltransferase: MQKLSVVNALPKEATELEWCNTIIKGDCISALEKLPTHSVDVIFADPPYNLQLEGALHRPDQSLVDAVDNDWDQFESFEAYDAFTRAWLLACRRVLKPTGTVWVIGSYHNIFRVGAIMQDMGFWLLNDIIWRKTNPMPNFRGRRFQNAHETMIWASRDKNAKSYTFNYDALKAANEDVQMRSDWLFPICTGSERLKDDSGHKVHPTQKPEALLARVLLSSTKPGDVILDPFFGSGTTGAVAKRLGRNFVGIEREQDYIDAATARIDAVEPLGKVELELMKGKRAEPRIAFNSLIEAGLLKPGMVLYDKKRKNAAIIRADGTVACKGDAGSIHMMGRKAQNSESCNGWTFWHFEEDGKLKLIDELRSQIRRDLAAAGA; this comes from the coding sequence ATGCAAAAATTGAGTGTTGTGAATGCATTGCCAAAAGAAGCCACGGAATTAGAGTGGTGCAATACAATCATAAAAGGAGACTGCATTTCGGCATTGGAAAAATTGCCAACCCATTCTGTTGACGTTATTTTTGCTGATCCTCCTTATAATTTGCAGCTTGAAGGTGCGTTACACCGCCCCGACCAATCATTGGTTGATGCTGTTGACAATGATTGGGACCAGTTTGAGAGTTTTGAAGCCTATGACGCTTTCACCCGTGCATGGTTGCTGGCTTGCCGGCGTGTGTTAAAACCAACCGGGACGGTTTGGGTTATTGGTTCATACCACAATATTTTCCGTGTTGGCGCCATTATGCAAGATATGGGCTTTTGGTTGCTTAACGACATTATTTGGCGCAAAACCAACCCTATGCCTAATTTCCGTGGTCGTAGGTTCCAAAATGCCCATGAAACTATGATTTGGGCATCGCGCGATAAAAATGCCAAAAGCTATACGTTTAATTATGATGCTTTGAAAGCCGCCAATGAAGATGTGCAAATGCGCTCTGATTGGTTATTTCCTATTTGCACCGGCAGTGAGCGTTTGAAGGATGATAGTGGCCATAAGGTTCACCCAACCCAAAAGCCAGAAGCTTTACTTGCTCGTGTTTTGCTTTCGTCTACCAAGCCGGGTGATGTTATTCTTGATCCATTTTTTGGATCTGGCACAACTGGCGCGGTTGCCAAGCGTTTAGGACGTAATTTTGTTGGTATTGAGCGTGAACAAGATTATATTGATGCTGCAACAGCGCGTATTGATGCAGTAGAGCCTTTGGGTAAGGTGGAACTAGAACTAATGAAAGGCAAGCGTGCCGAGCCGCGTATCGCCTTTAACAGCCTTATTGAAGCAGGCCTATTAAAGCCAGGCATGGTGCTTTATGATAAAAAGCGTAAAAATGCGGCAATCATTCGTGCCGATGGTACAGTTGCTTGTAAGGGTGATGCTGGTTCAATCCATATGATGGGGCGTAAGGCGCAAAATAGTGAAAGCTGTAATGGTTGGACTTTTTGGCATTTTGAAGAAGATGGCAAGCTAAAACTCATTGATGAATTGCGCTCACAAATTCGCCGTGATCTTGCAGCCGCTGGCGCTTAA
- a CDS encoding AAA family ATPase, protein MRIKQLHLTRYGKFTDFTLDFGEKQAGISDFHIIYGLNEAGKSTTFTAWLDFLFGMGKENSYSFLHKYPTMKIGAKLETSDQILDLQRIKANKNSLIDGAANPFSEIALLSNMAGLNRDSYQAMFSLDDDSLEKGGNDILNSKGDLGEILFSATAGLDGVSQKLAEIEKAADAIYRSRASSTAIQQKKKRLIELKQESAEIDVAASAYKRLVKEKREAEEDYNQKSQTLLSKTNEIDRLNQQIELRKKLKNYTEIVQSLEHFAGFPVPPNDLLNLWRSEMAQLWQNDSAFKQRKDYLTAQIASLKEKLQQSNFEPKLIKLGDTIKLLADEPKSRFITAKNDIAKRQDELMQKKAELSSLIKQLNQPERSIDELLINKLRLAPLKDLLHKKPLIDSQIASTQGELQLAEKTLQELETGFDTPSLAFDEDKVLLLEAKLTELTDKGMLVESQNLASNLTRLQNEQQQAFAALAPFSGTISDLNGLIIADKDYWNEQYHQFQRLNQQLDDFALEKRQIADKLANIETRIETLKKQSNLVDSETLKTLAQQKLLAWQNHYNKLDHESANQFSLAMGDYDDALQGRLAHFERIAQLEQAQIEWNEEQKKQINLEDSMQHKEQERIKIDEFVTETLQKIGIEQAMPSLAAMKFLQDWLIKRQNYQTISNEIITMQARFAAVQADIAKIQADICQNVPNANDTMDIKALMVLGKKFIESQTEQKHKKSESERAFKKANHDIAERRKASEQVLQKAAQWQNEWNEALNGLWLAEISPIETIEHYINKLELLPDLKQQCDNLQHRITAMEKDMASFHNEVLSLYRIAKPDFDQSDFNDPLIAFSDLQTNVLDAIQKADQNQKNYKELQEVEKQYQTIIHDLAAHHQIIKQRFDHFANSDFAVDDLNDLAQKLELAKDITDKRQELAKCEHEIKSDYNCDDIHAALENIDLDGGPSDIIALGELKLAMQPLSAEKEQAFALFDEKRKQLDAIGGDDKVARIESERQTIRLEIEELAFQYLKLKTGERLAQEALVHYRDRHRSSMLKRASQAFHEITSGHYSGLTTQLKGSQETLIAIDKDGKSKLSSDLSKGTRFQLYLALRFAGYQEFAQNHEPIPFIADDIMETFDEPRASEALRLMGIMAKSGQVIYLTHHRHICDLALAAVDNVTIHNLA, encoded by the coding sequence ATGAGAATTAAGCAGCTCCACCTTACCCGTTATGGCAAATTTACCGATTTCACCTTGGATTTTGGCGAAAAACAAGCAGGAATCAGTGATTTTCATATTATTTACGGCTTAAACGAGGCTGGCAAATCAACCACTTTTACCGCTTGGCTTGATTTTTTATTCGGCATGGGAAAAGAAAATTCCTATAGTTTTTTACACAAATATCCCACAATGAAAATCGGTGCGAAGCTCGAAACAAGCGACCAAATATTAGATTTGCAACGCATAAAAGCCAATAAAAACTCCTTAATTGATGGTGCGGCCAACCCATTTAGTGAAATAGCCTTACTAAGCAATATGGCTGGTCTTAACCGCGATAGCTATCAAGCCATGTTTTCCCTTGATGATGACAGCCTTGAGAAAGGCGGCAATGATATATTAAACAGCAAAGGCGACCTTGGCGAAATTTTATTTTCCGCCACTGCTGGCCTTGATGGTGTAAGCCAAAAACTTGCAGAAATAGAAAAAGCTGCCGATGCCATTTATCGAAGCCGCGCGTCATCAACCGCAATCCAGCAAAAAAAGAAGCGCTTAATCGAGCTAAAGCAAGAAAGTGCCGAAATTGACGTTGCGGCATCTGCCTATAAAAGATTGGTTAAAGAAAAGCGCGAGGCAGAAGAAGATTATAACCAAAAAAGTCAAACACTACTTAGCAAAACAAATGAAATAGACCGTTTAAACCAGCAAATTGAATTGCGCAAAAAATTAAAAAACTACACTGAAATAGTGCAAAGCCTTGAGCATTTTGCTGGTTTTCCAGTGCCGCCAAATGATTTACTTAACCTTTGGCGCAGTGAAATGGCGCAGCTTTGGCAAAATGATAGTGCTTTTAAGCAAAGGAAAGACTATTTAACCGCGCAAATTGCGAGTTTAAAGGAAAAACTTCAGCAAAGTAATTTTGAACCAAAGCTTATTAAGCTTGGCGACACCATAAAACTGCTGGCAGATGAACCAAAATCGCGCTTTATCACCGCAAAAAATGACATTGCAAAACGCCAAGATGAGCTTATGCAAAAGAAAGCGGAACTTTCTTCACTTATAAAGCAACTTAATCAACCAGAACGCTCGATAGATGAGCTTTTGATTAATAAATTACGCCTTGCGCCTTTAAAAGATTTGTTACACAAAAAGCCTTTAATCGATAGTCAGATTGCCTCCACACAAGGGGAATTACAACTGGCTGAAAAAACCTTGCAAGAGCTTGAAACAGGTTTTGACACCCCATCACTTGCCTTTGATGAAGATAAAGTACTTTTGCTAGAAGCAAAGCTAACTGAGTTAACCGACAAAGGCATGCTTGTTGAGAGCCAAAATCTTGCCAGCAATCTCACACGCTTGCAAAATGAACAACAGCAAGCTTTTGCTGCGCTTGCGCCATTTAGCGGCACAATAAGTGATCTTAATGGGCTAATTATTGCTGACAAAGATTATTGGAACGAGCAATATCACCAGTTTCAGCGATTAAACCAACAATTGGATGATTTTGCTTTAGAAAAACGGCAAATTGCTGATAAGCTTGCCAATATTGAAACACGGATTGAAACCCTTAAAAAGCAAAGCAATCTGGTTGACAGCGAAACCTTAAAAACATTGGCGCAGCAAAAGCTGCTTGCTTGGCAAAACCATTATAATAAACTTGACCATGAAAGCGCCAATCAATTTTCTCTTGCTATGGGCGATTATGATGATGCGTTACAAGGCCGCCTCGCCCATTTTGAGCGCATTGCCCAGTTAGAGCAAGCGCAAATAGAGTGGAATGAGGAACAAAAAAAGCAAATTAACCTTGAAGACAGCATGCAGCATAAAGAGCAAGAGCGCATCAAGATTGATGAATTTGTAACTGAGACTTTGCAAAAAATTGGTATTGAACAAGCAATGCCAAGCCTTGCTGCAATGAAATTTTTGCAAGATTGGCTGATAAAACGCCAAAATTATCAAACAATAAGCAATGAAATCATCACGATGCAGGCGCGTTTTGCTGCGGTGCAAGCAGATATTGCTAAAATCCAAGCCGATATTTGCCAAAATGTGCCAAATGCCAATGACACTATGGATATTAAAGCACTTATGGTGCTTGGCAAAAAATTCATCGAAAGCCAAACCGAACAAAAGCATAAAAAAAGCGAGAGCGAACGTGCTTTTAAAAAAGCCAATCACGATATTGCAGAAAGACGTAAAGCAAGCGAGCAAGTCCTGCAAAAGGCCGCGCAATGGCAAAATGAGTGGAATGAGGCATTAAACGGCCTTTGGCTTGCAGAAATATCCCCTATTGAAACTATTGAGCATTATATCAATAAGTTAGAACTTTTACCCGATTTAAAGCAGCAATGCGATAATCTTCAGCACCGCATAACCGCAATGGAAAAGGATATGGCAAGTTTTCATAATGAAGTCTTGTCGCTTTATCGCATTGCCAAACCAGATTTTGATCAAAGTGATTTTAACGATCCGCTTATTGCTTTTAGTGATTTACAAACAAATGTTCTTGATGCAATCCAAAAAGCCGATCAAAATCAAAAAAACTATAAAGAGTTGCAGGAAGTTGAAAAACAATATCAAACCATCATTCATGACCTTGCGGCGCATCATCAAATAATTAAGCAACGGTTTGACCATTTTGCCAATTCTGATTTTGCCGTTGATGATTTAAATGATCTGGCACAAAAGCTGGAATTGGCTAAAGACATTACCGATAAAAGACAAGAGCTAGCCAAATGCGAGCATGAAATAAAAAGCGACTATAATTGCGATGATATTCATGCGGCCCTTGAAAATATAGATTTAGATGGGGGCCCAAGTGATATTATTGCGCTTGGTGAGTTAAAGCTTGCAATGCAACCATTAAGCGCTGAAAAAGAACAAGCCTTTGCTTTATTTGATGAAAAACGCAAACAACTTGATGCCATTGGCGGTGATGATAAAGTGGCAAGGATTGAAAGTGAAAGGCAAACCATAAGGCTAGAAATAGAAGAACTGGCCTTCCAATATTTAAAGCTCAAAACAGGCGAAAGATTAGCACAAGAAGCCTTAGTACACTATCGTGATCGCCATCGTAGCTCAATGCTAAAGCGAGCTTCGCAAGCCTTTCATGAAATAACTTCGGGTCATTATAGCGGTTTAACCACACAGCTAAAAGGCAGCCAAGAAACACTTATCGCCATCGACAAGGACGGTAAATCTAAACTATCATCAGACCTTTCCAAAGGCACTCGCTTCCAGCTTTATCTTGCCTTGCGCTTTGCTGGCTATCAAGAATTTGCACAAAACCATGAGCCAATCCCCTTTATCGCTGATGACATTATGGAAACCTTTGACGAACCGCGTGCAAGTGAAGCCTTGCGGCTGATGGGCATAATGGCAAAAAGCGGTCAAGTCATTTACTTAACCCATCATCGCCATATATGTGATTTAGCCCTTGCTGCAGTTGATAATGTAACCATTCATAATTTAGCATAA
- a CDS encoding DUF2155 domain-containing protein, whose translation MIKLLKPFSFVKSLSLAVLALAAIASPTLAERISNPIAEFSGLDKITGRTTTFHITIGETYQFGALQVTPRACFTSSADEATKTDGFVEVNEVTLDQKIKPIFKGWMFADSPGLNAVEHPIYDVWLTNCKQKLPAAN comes from the coding sequence ATGATAAAATTGTTAAAGCCTTTTTCTTTCGTGAAATCTTTAAGCCTTGCTGTTTTGGCCCTAGCTGCTATTGCAAGCCCAACATTGGCTGAGCGCATTAGCAATCCCATTGCCGAATTTTCTGGCCTTGATAAAATAACTGGACGCACGACCACTTTTCATATCACCATAGGTGAGACCTACCAATTTGGCGCTTTACAAGTGACACCGCGTGCCTGCTTTACCAGCAGCGCCGACGAAGCAACTAAAACCGATGGCTTTGTTGAGGTAAATGAGGTCACTTTGGACCAAAAAATTAAACCTATTTTTAAAGGCTGGATGTTTGCTGATAGTCCTGGTCTAAATGCGGTAGAACACCCAATTTATGATGTTTGGCTTACCAATTGCAAACAAAAGCTACCTGCTGCCAATTAG
- the gatB gene encoding Asp-tRNA(Asn)/Glu-tRNA(Gln) amidotransferase subunit GatB, protein MTIIDNRIPEPKRFISGATGDWEVIIGLEVHAQVTSNSKLFSGASTSFGAEPNANVSLVDAAMPGMLPVINIECVKQAIRTGLGLKAQINLKSVFDRKNYFYPDLPQGYQISQFKQPIVGEGAIIISVGPDNKGQFEDIEIGIERLHLEQDAGKSIHDHHPTMSCIDLNRSGVALMEIVSKPDMRSADEAKAYVTKLRTIVRYLGTCDGNMDEGSMRADVNVSVRRPGGEFGTRCEIKNVNSIRFVGQAIDYEARRQIAILEDGGTIDQETRLFDAAKGETRAMRSKEEAHDYRYFPDPDLLPLEFSQELVDQLAADLPELPDDKKDRLISSLGLSAYDASILITEKAIADYFEEVAKGRDGKLAANWVINDLLGALNKAGLSIEETPVSPLQLGTIIELIVEGTISGKIAKDLFEIIWTEGGDPREVVESRGLKQVTDTGAIEKAVDDVIAANPDKVEQAKAKPTLAGWFVGQVMKSTGGKANPQAVNDIVKAKLGLE, encoded by the coding sequence ATGACCATCATTGATAATAGAATTCCAGAACCAAAACGTTTCATCTCTGGTGCCACTGGTGACTGGGAAGTCATTATTGGTTTGGAAGTACATGCCCAAGTAACCTCAAACTCGAAATTATTTTCGGGCGCTTCAACTTCTTTTGGCGCTGAGCCCAATGCAAATGTTTCATTGGTTGACGCAGCAATGCCGGGAATGTTGCCAGTTATTAATATTGAGTGTGTAAAACAAGCCATTCGTACTGGCCTTGGCCTAAAGGCGCAGATTAATCTAAAATCGGTTTTTGATCGTAAAAACTATTTTTACCCAGATTTGCCGCAAGGTTACCAAATTTCGCAATTCAAACAACCTATCGTTGGCGAAGGTGCAATTATCATTTCAGTTGGCCCTGATAATAAGGGACAATTTGAAGATATTGAAATTGGTATTGAACGCCTGCATCTTGAGCAAGATGCAGGTAAATCAATCCATGATCACCATCCAACCATGTCTTGTATTGACCTTAACCGTTCTGGCGTTGCTTTGATGGAAATTGTGTCAAAACCGGATATGCGCTCAGCTGATGAAGCCAAGGCCTATGTCACCAAATTGCGCACTATTGTTCGCTATTTAGGTACTTGCGATGGCAATATGGATGAAGGCTCCATGCGCGCCGATGTTAACGTCTCGGTTCGTCGCCCAGGCGGTGAATTTGGCACACGCTGCGAGATTAAAAATGTTAATTCCATTCGCTTCGTTGGCCAAGCCATTGATTATGAAGCAAGACGCCAAATCGCAATTTTGGAAGATGGCGGTACAATTGACCAAGAAACACGGCTTTTTGATGCAGCAAAGGGCGAAACACGCGCCATGCGCTCTAAAGAAGAAGCGCATGATTATCGTTATTTCCCAGATCCTGATCTCTTGCCGCTAGAATTTAGCCAAGAATTGGTCGACCAACTAGCCGCAGACTTGCCTGAGCTACCTGACGATAAAAAAGACCGTCTTATTTCCTCTCTTGGTCTTTCAGCCTATGATGCATCAATCCTCATTACTGAAAAAGCCATTGCTGATTATTTTGAGGAAGTAGCAAAAGGCCGTGATGGCAAACTTGCAGCAAACTGGGTGATTAACGACTTGCTTGGTGCTTTAAATAAAGCTGGTCTTTCAATTGAAGAAACGCCTGTTAGCCCGTTACAGCTCGGCACTATCATTGAGCTTATTGTTGAAGGCACTATTTCAGGTAAAATTGCCAAAGATCTTTTTGAAATTATTTGGACTGAGGGCGGTGATCCGCGTGAAGTTGTTGAAAGCCGCGGGTTAAAGCAGGTAACTGATACCGGCGCCATTGAAAAGGCGGTTGATGATGTTATTGCCGCAAATCCAGACAAAGTGGAGCAAGCAAAGGCAAAACCAACACTTGCTGGCTGGTTTGTTGGGCAAGTGATGAAGTCAACAGGTGGCAAGGCAAATCCGCAAGCAGTTAATGACATTGTTAAGGCTAAACTAGGGTTGGAATAA
- a CDS encoding HAD family hydrolase produces the protein MTAIKLVIFDCDGVLVDSEYLSSKVKAELLTDAGFATTGEELSERYNGMTFEDTLIAIEKQIDIPLSANLLDKAHSEFVRRIDSELLAIDGVRDLVNSLDLPYCICSNSISENIKKMLQATVLYDLFEGKIFSAPETGSKKPKPAPDVFLSAAKSFNIAPENTVVIEDSVPGATAAVAAGMRVIGFTGGTHVYPGLADALTEVGAATVVNRHKDIKAVITAMESWQDVL, from the coding sequence ATGACTGCGATAAAACTGGTAATCTTCGATTGCGATGGTGTTCTGGTTGATTCAGAATATTTATCGTCGAAAGTTAAAGCCGAATTATTAACCGATGCTGGCTTTGCCACAACCGGTGAAGAATTATCCGAACGATATAATGGCATGACCTTTGAAGACACTTTAATAGCAATTGAAAAGCAAATTGATATTCCACTATCGGCCAATTTGCTCGATAAAGCCCATAGTGAATTTGTCCGTCGGATAGATAGTGAATTGCTTGCCATTGATGGCGTTCGTGATTTGGTCAACTCGCTTGATCTGCCCTATTGCATTTGCTCAAACTCTATCAGTGAAAATATCAAAAAAATGCTTCAGGCGACCGTTCTTTATGACCTGTTTGAAGGCAAGATTTTCTCGGCGCCAGAAACTGGATCAAAAAAACCAAAACCTGCCCCCGATGTTTTTCTTTCTGCGGCAAAATCTTTTAATATTGCGCCAGAAAATACCGTTGTTATTGAAGATTCAGTTCCTGGCGCAACGGCTGCTGTTGCCGCTGGCATGCGCGTTATTGGCTTTACCGGCGGCACCCATGTCTATCCCGGCCTAGCAGACGCTTTAACCGAAGTCGGTGCAGCAACGGTTGTAAATCGCCATAAGGATATTAAAGCTGTCATTACCGCAATGGAAAGTTGGCAAGACGTTCTTTAA
- a CDS encoding NifU family protein, producing MFIQTETTPNPATLKFLPGKIVLQDGVEDFRDAETASARSPLAAKLFAIPSVSGVFFGFDFITVTKADGEWAHLKPAILGTIMEHMMADLPIMAISANQLNHDEEEFFAPQDQEIVDTIKELLETRVRPAVAQDGGDITFRGFEHGVVYLNMRGACSGCPSSTATLKHGIENLLRHFVPDVVGVEAMPQ from the coding sequence ATGTTTATTCAAACAGAAACTACTCCTAATCCGGCAACGCTAAAGTTTTTGCCCGGTAAAATTGTTCTTCAAGATGGCGTTGAAGATTTCCGCGATGCCGAAACAGCCTCCGCGCGCTCGCCGCTTGCAGCTAAATTATTTGCAATACCAAGTGTTTCAGGGGTGTTTTTTGGCTTTGACTTTATAACTGTGACTAAGGCTGATGGCGAATGGGCGCATTTAAAGCCTGCTATTCTTGGCACAATTATGGAGCATATGATGGCTGATTTGCCGATAATGGCGATAAGTGCAAATCAGCTTAATCATGACGAGGAAGAATTTTTTGCCCCCCAAGATCAGGAAATTGTTGATACGATCAAGGAATTACTTGAAACTCGTGTCCGTCCTGCGGTGGCTCAAGATGGTGGCGACATTACGTTTCGTGGCTTCGAGCACGGTGTTGTTTATTTGAATATGCGTGGCGCATGCTCTGGTTGCCCATCATCTACTGCAACGCTTAAACATGGCATTGAAAACCTATTACGTCATTTTGTGCCTGATGTTGTTGGTGTTGAGGCAATGCCGCAATAG
- a CDS encoding GNAT family N-acetyltransferase, giving the protein MWLRTATKNDIESIRELLFATWHELYDNLISSESVDKIIGKWQSVDHFKKCLTRPSSEFIVADDGDELKGAAYALQGGVKGFPETVLIQQLMVRPKYQGQGIGKRLLIEVEESFPNARKCRVIILEKSTDAQKFYESQGYKKIGVPTPIQEQKDVFEIVMEKELF; this is encoded by the coding sequence ATGTGGCTTAGAACCGCTACAAAAAATGATATAGAATCAATTCGCGAACTGTTATTTGCCACTTGGCATGAACTATATGATAATCTTATCAGCAGTGAATCTGTTGATAAGATTATTGGCAAATGGCAATCTGTTGATCATTTTAAAAAGTGCCTCACCCGCCCCTCTTCTGAATTTATTGTTGCAGATGATGGTGACGAATTAAAAGGTGCGGCATATGCCTTACAAGGTGGCGTAAAAGGTTTTCCAGAAACTGTTCTTATTCAACAGCTGATGGTGCGCCCCAAATATCAAGGTCAAGGCATTGGTAAACGTCTTTTGATCGAGGTTGAAGAATCTTTTCCCAATGCACGTAAATGCCGTGTTATAATATTGGAAAAAAGTACAGACGCACAGAAATTTTATGAAAGCCAAGGCTACAAGAAAATTGGAGTTCCAACCCCCATTCAAGAGCAAAAAGATGTTTTTGAAATTGTAATGGAAAAAGAACTATTCTAA
- a CDS encoding NADH:ubiquinone oxidoreductase subunit NDUFA12, which yields MAGLIRQVFTWWNGTTIGTRFFTFRKGKRVGEDEFGNVYYEGGWHVDGYKRRWVIYNGYSEASTIPPGWHGWMHHRVDTPPSAENYVPFEWEKEHLSNQTGSANAYTPKGSIENHGKRPKVTGDYNAWSPE from the coding sequence ATGGCCGGTTTAATAAGACAAGTTTTCACTTGGTGGAATGGTACGACAATTGGCACAAGATTTTTCACCTTTCGCAAGGGTAAACGCGTTGGTGAAGATGAGTTTGGCAATGTCTATTATGAAGGTGGTTGGCACGTAGATGGCTATAAACGCCGTTGGGTAATCTATAATGGCTATTCTGAAGCGTCAACAATTCCACCCGGTTGGCATGGCTGGATGCATCACCGCGTTGACACACCGCCATCTGCAGAAAATTATGTGCCGTTTGAATGGGAAAAAGAACATTTGTCAAACCAGACTGGTTCAGCAAATGCTTATACACCTAAAGGCTCGATTGAGAATCATGGTAAGCGCCCTAAAGTTACTGGCGATTATAATGCTTGGTCACCGGAATAA
- a CDS encoding exonuclease SbcCD subunit D, which translates to MAFRFIHTADIHLDSPLRSLSLRDEELGNLIGNASRTVLSNIINLAIEERVNAVIIAGDLYDGSQTSMKTARFLSMELKRLDDANIACFIIRGNHDAASTITHELTLPQNVTVFKTRAGVETIKTDTLNIALHGISFKEKTAPDSLLPLYKAPLADHINIGLMHTSLDGQSGHDPYAPCSVKDLQNCDFNYWALGHIHKRQVIEDKTTKTTIVMPGIPQGRDINENGYKSVTLVTVADDGSISLDEKPISLAQFDPIAVDVSGIENFNTVVPKIEHAMLLAKEKALSQHLVARIELIGATPLNWRLINDSQLLEEAKLIGEKIGNMWIDKLLVRTTPAIAQNSTADPTSELALIMADIAKNRSDIRKFIKETATSLRNDPQLGLNSLMGDDEESFDSFIDQLINEGSRDIIARLKA; encoded by the coding sequence ATGGCGTTTCGCTTCATTCATACGGCAGATATTCACCTTGATTCACCCTTACGCTCGCTATCCTTACGTGATGAAGAGTTGGGCAATCTTATCGGTAATGCCAGCCGCACTGTATTATCCAACATTATTAACCTTGCTATTGAAGAAAGGGTTAATGCAGTTATCATTGCTGGCGATCTTTATGATGGCAGCCAAACCTCAATGAAAACGGCACGTTTTTTAAGCATGGAGTTAAAGCGGCTTGATGACGCTAATATTGCCTGCTTCATCATTCGCGGCAATCATGATGCAGCTTCTACCATTACCCATGAATTGACCTTACCACAAAATGTAACAGTTTTTAAAACACGCGCCGGCGTTGAAACCATTAAAACCGATACGCTTAATATTGCACTTCACGGCATTAGTTTTAAAGAAAAAACGGCGCCCGATAGCCTTTTACCGCTATATAAAGCGCCACTTGCCGACCATATTAATATTGGCCTCATGCATACAAGCCTTGATGGCCAAAGTGGCCATGACCCCTATGCGCCTTGCAGTGTTAAAGATTTGCAAAATTGCGATTTTAACTATTGGGCTTTGGGGCATATCCATAAAAGACAAGTCATTGAAGATAAAACGACAAAGACCACAATTGTTATGCCGGGTATTCCGCAAGGACGAGATATTAATGAAAATGGCTATAAATCAGTAACTTTAGTCACGGTGGCAGATGATGGCAGCATAAGCTTAGATGAAAAACCTATAAGCCTAGCGCAGTTTGACCCTATTGCTGTTGATGTAAGCGGCATTGAAAACTTTAATACTGTTGTTCCAAAAATCGAACACGCTATGCTGCTTGCCAAGGAAAAAGCACTCTCGCAGCATTTGGTTGCCCGCATTGAATTAATTGGTGCAACGCCTTTAAACTGGCGGTTAATCAATGACAGCCAATTGTTAGAGGAAGCCAAACTCATTGGTGAGAAAATTGGCAATATGTGGATTGATAAGCTTTTGGTGCGCACCACGCCCGCAATTGCGCAAAACAGCACCGCTGACCCAACAAGTGAACTTGCATTAATTATGGCAGATATTGCAAAAAACCGCAGCGATATACGCAAATTCATCAAAGAAACGGCCACTTCACTACGCAATGATCCCCAACTAGGCCTCAATAGCCTTATGGGCGATGATGAGGAAAGCTTTGATAGCTTCATTGACCAGCTTATTAATGAGGGGAGCCGTGATATTATTGCACGGTTAAAAGCATAA